In one Cystobacter fuscus DSM 2262 genomic region, the following are encoded:
- a CDS encoding NUDIX domain-containing protein: MHTPLMVLVAGPYRSGTGDDPAKLAANVRVMNEAALALYRAGHLPVTGEALALPLIELAGSKAIGDSVFNEIFHPIARRLIPHCDAVLRVGGPSAGADEMVSMARAHGKAVYFGLDELPPAQGEAPPPPKPRDPGGFRVPSEGPSRNDAVRITDVRVLSSNWYVLRKVTFDYRRADGTWSQQHREAYDRGNGATVLLHDASRGTVLLTRQFRLPAYVNGHPDGMLIEAPAGLLDGEHPDAAIRREVEEETGVRIGEVRPVFDLFMSPGSVTERLHFFAAPYTRDTRAAQGGGVASEGEDIQVLELPFSEALRKIDSGEIIDAKTILLLQWAERHGLLERTPQGGAR; the protein is encoded by the coding sequence GTGCATACGCCCCTGATGGTCCTCGTGGCGGGCCCCTATCGCTCCGGAACGGGGGATGATCCCGCGAAGCTCGCCGCGAACGTGCGGGTGATGAACGAGGCCGCGCTCGCCCTCTACCGGGCGGGACACCTGCCGGTGACGGGCGAGGCCCTGGCGCTTCCGTTGATCGAACTGGCCGGCAGCAAGGCCATCGGCGACAGCGTCTTCAACGAGATCTTCCACCCCATCGCCCGCCGGCTCATCCCCCACTGTGACGCCGTGCTGCGCGTCGGAGGCCCCTCGGCGGGGGCGGACGAGATGGTCAGCATGGCCCGCGCCCACGGCAAGGCGGTGTACTTCGGGCTCGACGAGCTGCCCCCGGCCCAGGGGGAGGCACCGCCGCCGCCGAAGCCTCGCGATCCGGGCGGCTTCCGCGTCCCGTCGGAGGGGCCCTCGCGCAACGACGCCGTGCGCATCACCGACGTGCGGGTGCTGTCCTCCAACTGGTACGTCCTGCGCAAGGTGACGTTCGACTACCGGCGCGCGGATGGCACCTGGAGCCAGCAGCACCGCGAGGCCTATGACCGGGGCAACGGGGCCACCGTGCTGCTGCATGACGCCTCGCGGGGCACGGTGCTGCTCACCCGCCAGTTCCGGCTGCCGGCCTACGTGAACGGCCACCCGGACGGCATGCTCATCGAGGCCCCCGCGGGCCTGCTCGATGGCGAGCACCCCGACGCGGCGATCCGCCGGGAGGTCGAGGAGGAGACCGGGGTGCGCATCGGCGAGGTGCGACCCGTCTTCGACCTCTTCATGAGCCCGGGCTCGGTCACCGAGCGCCTGCACTTCTTCGCCGCGCCCTACACCCGGGACACCCGCGCCGCGCAGGGCGGTGGGGTCGCCTCCGAGGGCGAGGACATCCAGGTGCTCGAGCTCCCGTTCTCCGAGGCCCTGCGGAAGATCGACTCCGGGGAGATCATCGACGCGAAAACGATCCTGCTGCTCCAGTGGGCCGAGCGCCACGGCCTCCTCGAGAGGACGCCCCAGGGCGGAGCGCGTTGA
- a CDS encoding RecQ family ATP-dependent DNA helicase has protein sequence MRTPEDSDTAGRAPGSRRPDWTRLMAEARARFGVEELRPGQREIIEALLAGENVLGVMPTGAGKSLCFQLPALFLPRATVVVSPLLALMRDQHDKMSDAAVDVVKLDSTLTAREADEVAREVRRGEHELIYVTPEQLEKPERLEALRKAGVSLFVVDEAHCVSQWGHDFRPAFLSLRDAVRRLGGPPVLALTATATPQVREDVLEQLGIRGARLVNTGIRRDNLHLEVARTVNPEAKRARMLELLREEPGTGIIYTATVRKAEEVWKWLEDAGIEAGRYHGKMKAREREEAQQRFMENGYRVIVATKAFGLGIDKPDIRFVAHWQFPDSLESYYQEAGRAGRDGQPARAVLFYRLEDRRIQSYFLGGKYPRREESQALYSVLRELWAHRQGKPVALKVLTEASGLPANRVKVLVAQLAGAGILERTPRGLQRLRDFDTPEELDAYLSAYEARHQGDRERLQRMMRYGQTTGCRWRLLNEYFGEPEPEDCGHCDNCEERAAGHFDAASTPLATPPAPVASASSAG, from the coding sequence ATGCGCACTCCCGAGGACAGCGACACGGCAGGACGGGCCCCCGGCTCCCGGCGGCCGGATTGGACGCGGCTCATGGCCGAGGCCCGTGCCCGCTTCGGCGTGGAGGAGCTGCGGCCCGGCCAGCGGGAGATCATCGAGGCGTTGCTCGCGGGCGAGAACGTGCTGGGGGTGATGCCCACGGGCGCGGGCAAGTCGCTGTGCTTCCAGCTCCCCGCCCTCTTCCTGCCCCGGGCCACCGTGGTCGTCTCCCCGCTGCTGGCGCTCATGAGAGATCAGCACGACAAGATGTCGGACGCCGCGGTGGACGTGGTGAAGCTGGACTCCACCCTTACCGCGCGCGAGGCGGACGAGGTGGCGCGCGAGGTGCGCCGTGGCGAGCACGAGCTCATCTACGTCACGCCCGAGCAGCTCGAGAAGCCCGAGCGCCTCGAGGCGCTGCGCAAGGCGGGCGTCTCGCTCTTCGTCGTGGACGAGGCCCATTGTGTGTCCCAGTGGGGGCACGACTTCCGTCCGGCCTTCCTCTCGCTGCGCGATGCCGTGCGGCGGCTCGGGGGGCCTCCGGTGCTCGCGCTCACCGCCACCGCCACGCCCCAGGTGCGCGAGGACGTGCTCGAGCAGCTCGGCATCCGGGGGGCCCGGTTGGTGAACACCGGCATCCGGCGCGACAACCTCCACCTGGAGGTGGCCCGCACGGTGAACCCCGAGGCCAAGCGGGCGCGGATGCTCGAGCTGCTCCGGGAGGAGCCGGGCACGGGCATCATCTACACCGCCACCGTGCGCAAGGCCGAGGAAGTGTGGAAGTGGCTCGAGGACGCCGGCATCGAGGCGGGCCGCTACCACGGCAAGATGAAGGCCCGCGAGCGCGAGGAGGCGCAACAGCGCTTCATGGAGAATGGCTACCGGGTCATCGTGGCCACCAAGGCGTTCGGCCTGGGCATCGACAAGCCAGACATCCGCTTCGTGGCGCACTGGCAGTTCCCGGACTCGCTGGAGAGCTACTACCAGGAGGCGGGACGCGCGGGCCGCGACGGGCAGCCCGCGCGCGCGGTGCTGTTCTACCGGCTGGAGGACCGGCGGATTCAGAGCTACTTCCTCGGGGGCAAGTACCCCCGGCGCGAGGAGTCCCAGGCGCTCTACTCGGTGTTGCGCGAGCTGTGGGCCCACCGCCAGGGCAAGCCCGTGGCCCTCAAGGTGCTCACGGAGGCCTCGGGCCTGCCGGCCAACCGGGTGAAGGTGCTGGTGGCGCAGCTCGCCGGGGCCGGCATCCTGGAGCGCACCCCCCGTGGGCTCCAGCGGCTGCGCGACTTCGACACCCCCGAGGAGCTCGACGCGTACCTCTCCGCCTACGAGGCGCGCCACCAGGGCGACCGCGAGCGCCTCCAGCGGATGATGCGCTACGGGCAGACCACCGGGTGCCGCTGGCGCCTGCTCAACGAGTACTTCGGCGAGCCCGAGCCCGAGGACTGCGGCCACTGCGACAACTGCGAGGAGCGCGCCGCCGGACACTTCGACGCGGCCAGCACTCCCCTCGCCACGCCGCCGGCCCCCGTGGCGAGCGCCTCCAGCGCGGGGTAG